Proteins from one Corticium candelabrum chromosome 4, ooCorCand1.1, whole genome shotgun sequence genomic window:
- the LOC134178831 gene encoding uncharacterized protein LOC134178831: MDPKSLQTMRASGLLCDCTIQIGDEQLRVHGVLMASRSDYFRSLLNSRMKDANLVDLSNMPANHDTINLIVDFCYGIPVQDRLDESNIGHVLCAASYLQMSGHNNLIEICEDKLRELTEQNLTSCLNILYNCTDIGVVAEREGVTEKCVEGAVCHFQSYQEDENGPSDDLCKSLNFENLPICWMEQILEIMQQSECDMSMITSVSTAYVTSIINCYDKGSQMEETSPYSLDPSRPSAASSTTLLEAFETIMSYVPDEASTLGSNAAAPIWFPIALEFATTHSQTSAGRIFSMCASIYEELADINDDDIVVYKLKPNIIIELNRVTQANHSNFADCVEEVTDRYLLVQVRHRSLTPSDFVHVLQSTDWCSRDSFDAPFVALIEMLEIPQDVMKINEDEIAHMVANIDFTKLNQDMLERAATDTRIPRQVVVMAAVNVCSTLRSQLAITSKALTDEQKKTETFKSALDTANQRIRLLQAENQTLQTENQTLKTQLQIEEQNKMMAWVKTINGCWTAKHSGRPLCAGRTDVCPKQTLSITAYSNRFFSTGIDLCIRDVTVKPVHSRDQGSIATFPPLSNFFQLSKIYFVVLRQSMWTSCPFILVNETSDELLTPNVVDNKIDYNNFTTWQRS; encoded by the coding sequence ATGGATCCGAAATCTTTACAAACTATGCGTGCGAGTGGTCTGCTGTGCGACTGCACGATACAAATTGGCGATGAGCAGTTGCGAGTGCATGGCGTATTGATGGCGTCACGTTCCGACTACTTTCGAAGTTTGCTGAATTCGAGAATGAAAGACGCCAACTTAGTCGATCTATCCAACATGCCAGCAAACCACGATACGATTAACTTGATCGTCGACTTCTGCTACGGCATACCAGTTCAAGACAGACTCGATGAGTCGAACATCGGTCACGTGCTCTGTGCTGCTTCATACCTCCAAATGTCCGGACACAACAACCTAATAGAGATATGTGAAGACAAACTGAGAGAACTAACGGAACAAAACCTAACCAGCTGCCTAAACATTTTGTACAACTGTACTGACATCGGAGTTGTTGCAGAGAGAGAAGGAGTGACGGAAAAGTGCGTGGAAGGGGCAGTATGTCACTTCCAATCGTATCAAGAAGACGAAAATGGGCCATCCGATGACCTTTGTAAGTCTCTCAATTTTGAAAACCTTCCTATTTGCTGGATGGAGCAAATTCTAGAAATAATGCAGCAAAGTGAATGTGATATGTCGATGATCACGTCTGTGTCTACTGCATACGTTACTTCTATTATCAACTGCTACGACAAAGGAAGTCAAATGGAAGAAACCTCTCCCTATTCTCTTGACCCTAGTCGCCCATCAGCAGCAAGCTCGACAACTCTGCTCGAGGCATTTGAAACAATCATGAGTTACGTTCCTGATGAGGCATCAACATTAGGCTCAAATGCAGCCGCCCCAATTTGGTTTCCTATAGCTTTGGAGTTCGCCACCACACATTCACAGACATCTGCTGGTCGTATATTCTCTATGTGTGCAAGCATATATGAGGAACTTGCAGACATTAATGATGATGACATCGTTGTTTACAAGTTGAAACCAAACATTATAATAGAACTGAACAGAGTGACTCAGGCCAATCACAGCAATTTTGCTGATTGTGTAGAGGAAGTAACCGACCGCTACCTTCTAGTACAAGTTCGGCACCGATCTCTAACTCCATCTGATTTTGTACACGTTTTGCAATCAACTGATTGGTGCAGCAGAGACTCGTTTGACGCTCCATTTGTGGCTCTAATCGAAATGTTAGAAATTCCCCAAGACGTCATGAAGATAAATGAAGATGAGATTGCACACATGGTCGCAAACATTGATTTTACAAAGTTGAATCAAGATATGCTAGAAAGAGCAGCAACAGACACTAGAATACCAAGACAAGTTGTTGTGATGGCTGCAGTCAACGTTTGCTCAACCCTGCGCTCTCAACTTGCAATCACATCTAAGGCGCTTACTGACGAacaaaagaaaacagaaacgTTCAAATCGGCCTTAGACACTGCAAATCAACGTATTAGACTGCTGCAGGCAGAAAACCAAACCTTACAGACTGAAAACCAAACCTTAAAGACTCAACTTCAAATAGaggaacaaaacaaaatgatgGCATGGGTCAAGACAATCAATGGCTGTTGGACTGCAAAACATAGTGGCAGACCACTCTGTGCTGGTAGAACCGATGTTTGTCCTAAGCAAACTCTAAGCATCACTGCTTATTCTAACAGATTCTTTTCCACTGGCATTGATTTGTGCATTCGAGACGTTACGGTTAAGCCTGTGCATTCTCGTGACCAAGGCAGTATTGCTACCTTTCCGCCCCTCTCTAATTTCTTTCAGTTAAGTAAGATCTATTTCGTGGTTCTTCGTCAATCAATGTGGACATCATGTCCATTCATTCTGGTCAATGAGACAAGTGACGAACTGTTGACACCGAACGTTGTTGATAACAAGATTGACTACAATAACTTTACTACTTGGCAGCGTAGCTGA
- the LOC134178064 gene encoding uncharacterized protein LOC134178064 encodes MPCHVYVEPEIYDVEENEQADDFPTDHIDGLRKELAVAYSTISSLKHTIQRLSPFTEDSMQSSTDGFIQHYTGLPNFKVLKAVFDYVTPQDMRTKLSRFQEFMVVLIKLRLNLSNEDLCYRFDVCRSTISRILSRWLTILDAELQPLILWPDRDILRKTMPECIAPQGIISFISDAWGGRVSDKFLTEHSGILNKLLPGDVVLADRGFDISDSVGMQQAKLYIPAFTKGKDQLAAIEVEETRLIANVRIHVERVIGCVRQKFTILKGTLPKDYITRHAAEDCPLIDRITRVCCALCNVCDSVVPFD; translated from the exons ATGCCATGTCATGTGTATGTAGAACCAGAAATATACGATGTGGAGGAAAATGAGCAGGCAGATGATTTTCCTACAGATCATATTGATGGCTTACGAAAAGAGTTGGCGGTAGCTTACTCGACAATAAGCAGTCTCAAGCACACCATTCAGCGGCTTTCTCCTTTCACAGAAGATTCAATGCAGTCATCCACTGATGGGTTCATTCAGCACTACACTGGTCTCCCAAATTTCAAAGTTTTGAAAGCAGTGTTTGATTATGTTACACCACAAGACATGCGCACTAAATTGTCAAGATTCCAAGAGTTTATGGTCGTATTGATCAAACTAAGATTGAACTTATCTAATGAAGACCTGTGTTACCGGTTTGATGTCTGTCGTTCAACCATTTCCAGAATACTGTCACGTTGGCTGACAATCTTAGATGCTGAGTTACAGCCACTAATTTTGTGGCCTGATAGagacattttgagaaagactATGCCGGAAT GTATAGCACCGCAAGGCATCATCTCATTCATTTCAGATGCATGGGGAGGCAGAGTCAGTGATAAATTTTTAACTGAGCACTCTGGAATTCTCAACAAGTTATTGCCTGGAGATGTGGTGCTAGCTGATAGGGGATTTGACATTTCAGACTCAGTTGGAATGCAGCAAGCTAAGTTGTACATTCCTGCCTTTACAAAAGGAAAGGATCAACTAGCTGCAATTGAAGTGGAAGAAACCAGATTAATAGCAAACGTCCGCATTCATGTAGAGAGAGTCATCGGCTGTGTACGGCAAAAGTTTACCATACTGAAGGGTACGCTACCAAAGGATTACATCACAAGGCATGCAGCTGAAGACTGTCCCCTCATCGATCGAATTACTAGAGTTTGCTGTGCCCTATGTAATGTTTGTGACTCAGTTGTGCCATTTGACTAG
- the LOC134178062 gene encoding uncharacterized protein LOC134178062 yields the protein MYAYKQVQSVRLILQKMRENCVQEFNTIFAESLKLGQDLHGKDFELTKPRIARRQSHRSNIETCSAEQYYCVTMYNEFLSHVIRELDNRFSGNQYLVHGFLHLVPSKVASKSHDDFPETLSQAADHFKDDLTHHSMLSIEYRMWSGNGSVQLKFQQSLLMHSNHLTLTLPVATCECERSFSQLKLIKTCRRSTMTDDRLNGLAIIKINSDRYERIRKSPEALNLLVNSFASLHPRRMKIAFVLADQ from the exons ATGTATGCGTACAAGCAGGTTCAGTCAGTGCGTTTAATCCTACAGAAAATGAGAGAGAACTGTGTCCAAGAATTCAATACCATCTTTGCCGAAAGTCTTAAGTTAGGACAAGATCTCCATGGTAAAGATTTTGAGTTGACCAAACCGCGCATTGCAAGGCGACAGTCTCATCGAAGCAACATTGAAACATGCAGTGCAGAGCAGTATTATTGTGTAACCATGTACAATGAGTTCCTATCTCATGTCATAAGGGAGCTCGACAACAGATTTTCTGGAAACCAGTACTTGGTTCATGGCTTTCTTCATTTGGTTCCAAGTAAGGTTGCTTCTAAATCTCATGATGACTTTCCAGAAACACTCAGTCAAGCTGCTGATCATTTCAAAGACGACTTGACTCATCACAGCATGCTTTCCATTGAGTATCGAATGTGGTCCGGAAATGGAAGTGTTCAGCTGAAGTTCCAACAAAGCTTGTTGATGCACTCAAATCAT TTGACTTTAACGCTTCCAGTCGCCACTTGCGAGTGTGAGAGAAGCTTTAGTCAACTCAAACTGATTAAAACCTGCAGAAGATCTACAATGACAGATGATCGATTAAATGGATTGGCAATCATTAAAATAAACAGTGATCGATATGAAAGAATTCGGAAATCTCCAGAAGCACTAAATCTACTTGTGAACTCATTTGCATCATTGCATCCTAGGAGAATGAAGATTGCTTTTGTTCTAGCTGATCAATAA
- the LOC134178063 gene encoding sushi, von Willebrand factor type A, EGF and pentraxin domain-containing protein 1-like — translation MFCVLELISGNSVFGDWFCYKMSVGLVWLILSVTTIGSTAYMPQTKCSTPTAPQEGSVHTLYKSYLSIAVATYSCSSGYHLYGSRTRLCVGGHWLRQQPTCEREVCSHLKDPVGGTVRIVYHVGRRSGFASYSCNVGYRLQGERLRNCVKGQWLGEKPVCSTKVCSRRSNPVGGFVKIVLRSQHTSGVATYSCKVGYDLKGESVRKCVEGHWQGSKPSCSIKECRFPPPSEFSIGPKVTSHNGLKKAKYQCRPHYKMRGQKTLICRNGVVNGNAPTCHLSKQE, via the exons ATGTTCTGTGTTCTTGAGCTAATCTCCGGAA ATTCTGTGTTTGGTGACTGGTTTTGCTACAAGATGTCAGTAGGTCTCGTCTGGCTGATTCTTTCTGTCACTACAATCGGCAGTACAGCATATATGCCTCAGACCA aaTGTTCAACGCCAACTGCTCCACAGGAGGGATCTGTACATACTTTGTACAAGTCATACCTTAGCATCGCTGTGGCCACTTACAGTTGTTCAAGTGGATATCATCTCTATGGTTCCAGAACTCGTTTATGTGTGGGTGGACATTGGCTGAGACAACAGCCAACTTGCGAGCGAGAAG TGTGTTCCCATTTGAAAGACCCTGTTGGTGGGACCGTCAGGATTGTGTATCATGTAGGGAGGAGATCAGGGTTTGCAAGCTATAGCTGTAATGTTGGTTATCGTCTACAAGGTGAACGCTTGAGGAATTGTGTTAAAGGGCAATGGCTAGGAGAGAAGCCCGTATGTTCGACCAAAG TATGTTCACGTCGATCTAATCCAGTTGGTGGTTTTGTCAAAATTGTTCTTCGATCCCAACATACATCTGGAGTGGCTACCTACAGTTGCAAGGTTGGATATGATTTGAAAGGTGAAAGTGTGAGGAAATGTGTTGAGGGCCATTGGCAGGGAAGCAAACCATCTTGTTCAATCAAAG AATGTCGTTTTCCTCCTCCTTCTGAATTTTCAATTGGCCCAAAAGTAACCAGTCACAACGGCTTGAAGAAAGCCAAATACCAATGCAGACCACACTACAAGATGAGAGGTCAGAAGACACTGATCTGTCGAAATGGAGTCGTTAATGGAAATGCTCCTACATGCCATCTCAGTAAGCAAGAATGA
- the LOC134178305 gene encoding DNA replication factor Cdt1-like: MTKSTDVYSKNSKLHTEIHTDDVGLPAHERYQHLVDGLELPHHYRVLAEKFRCVDTIVSLMKNRKETCTFTRLKGGVEQMCRRSFEKKNLGQMKTVCPSAYTFQQEKGLPYFHGDNEAKVEYQLTVDVNVGTVDGVQSLEENNTKHAAADHRVSKCNFRTTISSLLIARRRIFHEKLIEIVKRYHQNYLKSLKVNAPISEIKRWHPKFDLNGVPDIAVSPLPEPPITQSCTTAGDLLQDAKHKLTPKVVRALESANRKTVKKDVGRETSNTCLVEERLYPNSKPKKVHPGLKGVCSSLLERIREKETQMIEETLTRDPAVEQKLAMMSRLPEVCRVLRGTFVTERKSSLPWDIVIKKLHDSCSTGMSTVPAEEHLKLLIEVVPTWISLVTVRHTKYVKLDRKADLPDVLAKIREQEKAITCGNSTVKDS; this comes from the exons ATGACAAAGAGTACAGATGTTTATTCAAAGAACAGTAAACTGCACACCGAAAT ACATACTGATGATGTGGGATTGCCGGCACATGAAAGATACCAGCATCTTGTGGATGGCTTAGAGTTACCTCACCACTACAGAGTGCTGGCTGAGAAGTTTCGATGTGTTGATACCATAGTCTCACTGATGAAAAATCGGAAGGAGACGTGCACGTTTACGAGGTTGAAGGGTGGTGTTGAGCAGATGTGTAGAAG GTCATTTGAGAAAAAGAACCTTGGCCAAATGAAAACTGTGTGTCCTTCAGCTTACACATTCCAACAAGAGAAGGGGTTGCCATACTTTCATGGTGATAATGAGGCAAAAGTTGAATATCAGTTGACTGTTGATGTCAATGTGGGAACAGTGGATGGTGTCCAGTCATTGGAggaaaacaacacaaaacatgcaGCAGCAGACCACAGAGTGTCAAAGTGTAATTTTAGGACTACCATTTCATCACTTTTGATTGCACGAAGAAGAATCTTTCATGAAAAACTGATTGAGATAGTGAAGCGCTATCATCAG AACTATCTCAAGTCTTTGAAAGTCAATGCTCCAATAAGTGAGATCAAACGGTGGCATCCGAAATTTGATTTGAATGGAGTACCGGACATTGCGGTGTCACCGCTTCCAGAGCCTCCTATAACACAAAGCTGTACAACAGCTGGTGACTTACTTCAGGATGCAAAGCACAAATTAACTCCTAAG GTAGTCAGAGCTCTCGAGTCTGCGAATAGGAAGACTGTGAAGAAAGACGTAGGCAGAGAAACTTCTAATACATGTTTGGTTGAGGAACGTTTGTATCCAAATTCGAAACCGAAGAAGGTGCATCCAGGTCTGAAAGGAGTTTGTTCCTCACTTCTGGAGAGG ATTCGAGAGAAAGAAACACAGATGATTGAAGAGACCCTAACACGAGATCCAGCTGTTGAACAGAAACTGGCAATGATGTCTCGTCTGCCGGAAGTTTGCCGTGTATTGCGTGG TACATTTGTCACCGAGAGAAAGTCGTCATTACCTTGGGATATTGTTATCAAAAAGTTGCATGACAGTTGCAGTACTGGAATGTCTACAG TGCCAGCTGAAGAACACCTGAAACTTTTGATCGAAGTTGTTCCTACTTGGATCAGTCTGGTCACCGTCAGGCATACAAAGTATGTGAAACTTGATCGGAAAGCTGATTTGCCAGATGTCTTGGCCAAGATAAGAGAACAGGAGAAAGCAATAACATGTGGTAACTCAACAGTGAAGGATAGTTGA